CAAGCGTTGAATTTAACAAAGACCTCAAGACATTTTCTATCCAAAACTTTACGATGGCAACTGCCGGCGGCCCTCCAAATCTTACACTTAACTTCAATGAAAAACTTAAGGAATATTACCAAAGAAACACCGACTTAAAGTTCAGAACCGCCGATGGCGACTTACAATTGGAGGGAGCTATCATCGCTTATGAATTAACTCCTATTTCAGCCACTGCTGGTGACAAAGCAGCAATGAATAGGCTTACGATTACGGTTCAGGTTAAGTTTACCAACAAACTCGAAGAAGATCAAAGTTTTGATAAAGATTTTTCATTTTATCAGGATTTTCCTCAGGATCAGTCTTTGACTCAGGTTGAGCCCAATCTCATTCCTAAAATTCTGGACCAATTGGTTTTAAATATCTTCAATTCTACCGCAGCTACATGGTAAATCATGGCGAAATAGTAAGTAAATTGTTAAAAAACAAGTCTTTTAAAAACCTGAAAGACATCAATGAACTTATTGCCTGTTGCGAAGCAATTCCCAATTCTCCGGTTCCTCATATGCTTTTGAATCAATATCAACCCGATATATTTAAAAGTAGCCTGTGGCAAATATCTGACGAAATATCAGCTGAATATCAGGAAGTTTTTTATCATTATTCAGGAAAAAATATTGAAGAATTTATTGCACAAAGTGGTAAAAAAAAAAGGATTACTGACTTTAATGCTCTGGCTTTGAGTTTTATTCAAAAATTCGAGGAAAAAAGAAATGAATTTTACAAAAAGACTAATTTCTTCAGTCAAAAAAGTGAGAAAGTAATTGATAAAGAGGCTGTTGAAGTCGATTTGGAAAAAGAAAATACTGCTACGAATTTAGAATCTAAAGATTTAAATCCTAATAATATACAGGACTTTCCGGCCGAAACTGAAAAAAATAGACTGGCAGATACAGAAGCCAGAGAATTGATTTTAAAGTTTTTGGAAAACAGACCTGAAAATAAATTTTGATTTTTTTGCTTAAGTTTTATTATGAAATTGTAAAGGAAATATTCTTCATTCTTTTCTATTAAAGACAAAAAATTCATATCTTTGCGGTTCTTTTAAGAAAAACAAAGAAATTTTAAAAATATGATTACTACAATATTGATTTTAATGATCATTGCCGCAATTCTTTTAATCGTGGTAATATTAATTCAAAACCCTAAAGGTGGTGGCTTGTCATCAGAGTTTGGCGGTGGCACTTCTCAAATGTTTGGCGTGCAAAAAACCGGCGACATTCTTGAGAAACTAACCTGGGGCTTTTTCGCATTTTTACTTGTGGCTGCTTTAGGTACAGGTATTTTGGCCAGACTTAACAGTTCTGCTCAAGCTACTGAAAGTGATGTAAATGTAGAGCGTTCTACTACGGCACCATCATTGCCGGCACCTACTACAGCCCCTATTACTGCACCTGCCACTACACCAACTCCTGCTAAATAAGACCTTAGCAGTCAAAAGTATTTACCATTAAAAGATACCCCGAAAGAGGTATCTTTTTTTTGTTTTAATATTTTCAGTCTTGATTCAATTGATTTTTTTATTTTGCATAAAATATCTCTAAATATAAATGAGTAATTCAGAAATAGCCGAAATTATAGAATTGACCGGCAAGCTTTTAGATTTACACGATCAGGATGAAATGCGTTCCAAAACATATCTGGGGATGATTTTTTCTCTTGAAAGGCTTGAAGAAAACCTTTCAGAACTCAATGTGGAAGAATTGCAGAAAATTCGGGGAATTGGCAAATTGATGTCGGCTAATATTCTTGAAATTGTGAAAACCGGCACTCTCAAAGAACTCCAGGATCTGATTTCTGTTACACCGGAAGGCGTATTTGAAATGTTTAAAGTTAAAGGTATTGGCGTTAAAAAAATAAAATTACTCTGGAAAGAAATAGGGATTGACAATCTCAACGATTTGAAAATTGCCTGTGAAAATGGGAAAATTGCCGGAATAAAAGGATTCGGAGAAAAGACTCAGGCGGCTATTCTGGAATCCTTGCAGTTTTTGCAGGAGCAGGAAGGGAAACTCAGAATGAATACTGCCGAAGAATTAAGTAAACTCATCATTGAAAATATCAGGCAAGAATACCCGGAAGCCGAAGAAGCCGGCCAGGTAGTAAGAAAATGTCAGGAAGTTGATATTTTAAGTTTTCTGGTAAAAAAAGATGGTTTTGGAGGGATAAAACTAACATCAGAAATATTTAAACAAGATTTGCAGGCTTCTTCACCAAACGTTTGGAGGGGTTTTTATGGTGAATTTAAAATTAATATTGAAATAGAAAAATCGTCCACAAAAGATTGGGTTTCAAAGAAAATCATTAAAAATTCAAGTGAGAATCATCTAAAATTGATTAATGACAGTGGCGATTCCCTACTAAAAAATATTTCCAATCAAACATTCCAGTCAGAAGAGGAGGCTTATAAAGCTTTCGGGTGCAATTTTATTATTCCTGAAATGCGTGAAGGGATAAATGAAATAGAATGGTCAAAAAACAATGATATTGAAGACCTGATAAGCTGGGACAAATTAAAAGGAACTGTCCATAATCACAGTAAATATTCGGATGGTAATCACACTTTGCAACAAATGGCCGACTTTTGTAAAGACCTGGGATTAGAATATTTTGGTATTGCGGACCACAGTCAAACCGCACAGTATGCGTCCGGATTATGGCCTGAAACGGTAATTAAGCAACAATTGGAAATTGATCAGTTAAATGCTAATTATGAAGGTTTTGAGATATTAAAAGGAATAGAATCAGATATTTTGACAAATGGTGACCTTGACTACGAAACTGATATTCTTAAAACCTTTGATTATATCGTGGCATCAGTTCATTCGGTACTCAATATGGATAAAGAGAAAGCAACACAAAGATTAATCAGAGCTATTGAAAATCCCTACACCTCAATTTTAGGTCATCTCTCCGGTCGATTGCTTCTTTCACGAAAGGGCTATCCACTCGATTATCCTAAAATCATTGATGCCTGTGCCGCAAATAAAGTGGTAATGGAGCTAAATGCGAGTCCATATCGACTGGATATCGACTGGAAATGGATCAACCTTTGTCTCGAAAAGGGAGTATGGATAAGTATTAATCCCGATGCACATGAAATGAATGGCATCTATGATATGAAATACGGTGTTGCTGTAGCCAGAAAAGCAGGCCTGTTAGCCTCTCAAACGCTCAACGCCCAATCTTTAGAAGCCGTAAAAAAAGTATTTCTTAAGAAATAAAAAAGAGTCATCTGACTCTTTACATTATATTTCTGATGATTTGCTCTACGCTAATCCCTTCGGCCTCGGCTTTGAAATTCCGGACAATCCTGTGTCTTAAAACTGGAAAGGCCACGGCTTTAATGTCTTCAATATCAGGAGAATATTTGCCATTTATCAGTGCATGACATTTTGCTGCTAATACCAGATTTTGAGATGCACGGGGGCCGGCACCCCATTCCAGATATTTCTTTGATTCCTCAGAGGCATTATCAATTCCTGGGCGGGTCTGATGAACCAATCTCACAGCATATTCAATAACGTTGTCAGGTACCGGTACCTTTCTGATTAAAGACTGAAATTCTATAATTTCGTCAGCACCAAGTATTTTATTAACCTCCACTTTTTTATCAGAAGTGGTATTTTTTACAATATTAATTTCTTGCTCAAAACTCGGATAGTCAAGGCTCACCATAAACATAAACCTGTCGAGCTGAGCCTCGGGTAGGGGATAGGTTCCTTCTTGTTCGATTGGGTTTTGTGTTGCCAAAACAAAAAATGGCTTTGATAGGGAGTGCTTTTCACCGGCTACCGTAACCGAATATTCCTGCATAGACTCCAACAAAGCTGATTGGGTTTTGGGAGGCGTACGGTTAATTTCATCGGCAAGGATAATATTGGCGAAAACCGGCCCTTTTACAAACTTAAAATTGCGGTTATTATCAAGTGTCTCTGCACCGGTTATATCAGATGGCATTAAGTCCGGAGTAAACTGGATCCTGTTGAAATCAAGATCCAAAGCAGATGCAATGGTTTGTACCAATAATGTTTTTGCCAGTCCGGGAACACCCACAAGCAGGCAGTGACCCTGACAGAAAATTGCAGTTAACAAAAGCTTCACAGTTTCTTCCTGGCCAACAATTACTTTTCCAATTTCAGCTGTAAGGTCAACATATGTTTTTTTCAGTGCATCAGCAGCTTCAACTTCAGTATTATATTTTTTTAAATACACGGGTTTATTTTTTATTGTTCAAAAATTCTACAATTCTGGTATTCAGGGTCAATACTAATGAAAACTTCAGCAAGGGCGTCTTTGAACCACTTTTCAATGATTTCGTTTTGTTTCATATTCAAAGTAAATGACTTAAGTTTCTCATAGTCATCTTTAAGATTGGCTTTATGGGCTTCTTTGCGGGTTTTAATCTTGATTAAACGTACACCTGTTTTCCCATCCTGGCTCCTGTAATTCAATGGTGCACTTATTGTACCAACTTTCATTGGATCTACAGTAAAATAAAGGTTTGGCTCCATCGAAACATCAAGCGGAAGCATATTACTCCCAGTTTCGTCACTTAATAACACACCACCTGCTTCTGAAGTCATTTTGTCTTCAGAATACAATTTTACAGCCTTGTCAAATTTTAAACTATCAATTTCTATCTGGTTTTTCAGACTGTCGAGAAATTTCTTAGGTTCTGTCAAGTCAAGTCTGCTATAATCAGGTCTGAGTAGTATATGTCTTGCATGATATTCCTGACCTCTTTTTTCTAAAGTCTGAATCAGGTGAAAACCAAAATCCGATTCTACGATATTTGATAACTTGTTGGAATCCAGGCTCATGGCTGCAGCTTCAAATTCAGGAACCATCTGGCCTCTTTTTGCCCAACCCAAATCTCCCCCCTGAACTTTAGAACCCTGATCTTCGGAGTATTCTTTAGCAAGTGTCGCAAAGTCTTCACCATTCTCAATTCTTCTTTTATAATCATTGAGTCTAAGCACCAAATCTTCTTTTTGACCTTTAGTTACTTTTGCAAAAATTACTAATTGTTGTAAAGATACTTCTGTCGGAATTATAGGTAAACTGTCTGAGGGTATTTTGTTAAAAAACTGCTTTACTTCCAAAGGTGTCACATTCACTTTTTCTGTGATTGTGTTTCTCATTTTATCGGCAGTCAATTGTTCTTTTACCTGATTTTTGAGTTCCGATTTTAGTGTTTCTATTGATTTACTAAATTGTTGGACAATATTCTTTTCACTTCCATACAATCTCACCATTTCTGACATCCTGGCATCGAGTTGGCTGTTGATCTGGTCTTCTTCAACGATAACTGAATCAATTTCAGCCTTGGCCACCAGAAGTTTTTGAACTACCAGGCTTTCAAATGCCTGACATTTTTCGAGTTTCTGACCTTCCTGGGCAGCCCTTGCACTAAGAGTTTCTACTTCAGATTTTAAAATATAATAGTTATCTATTTTTGCTATTATTTTATCTACGTTGTGCTTGGTTTGAGAGTAAGCCAGTATTGGCAATAGCATCAATAGGAATATCAGTTTCCGCATATAATTATTGTTTTTTTATTTCTTCTAAAAGTTTAGAAAATTCTTTTTTGTCAAAATTGAGCTCAAATTTACGACTTAAGGTCTTTAATAGGTCATTTTCAAGATAAATTTGATATTTTTCTATTACATCGTATCTGTAATCTTTAAAATTTGCCCCGGTTGCTTTCACCTTTAAGGTAAATTCCTCCACTCTGCCATTGTTTTTAATACTTCCGGATTGATTGCCCCATTTTAGTCCCATTTTTTTCTCAAACTCAGCTTTAGTAACCTGATATTTGAGATATAAAATCGAATTAGGATTTTTTTCTATAAAAACTTTTGCAAGGTCGGATTCGTAATTGCTAAAAAACTGAAACGAAACTCTCTGGTTTTTCTGCCAGTCAAAACGCTCAGCAGGTTTTGAACTATTAAAATTTACTTCCAGAATCCTGGTTAGTGGTAAGCCGTTGGAAACCAGATAATTTACAGTGTTTTTTATTCTTAATTCAGCAATCCTATCTTCTTCATTTGCATCAGAATGTCCGCCGATTTCAACAATATAACCGGGGTTTTTCCTCATTATATTTATTAAACCAATAAGTTTTCTTTTGGTTTCATTGTTTAGCTCAAATTCATTTTTATTAAAATACATCGGTTTTATTCCCCTGTGCAATTGGTAAGGTTTACTCTTCTGTTTTAATTCGTAAAACTTCTTTTGTGTTTCTTCAGAATCGAAACTTACTGATATCATTTCACCTGTTTCTTTGGGAGGGAATAAATTTGGATTGTTTTTGAAAAAGGATTTTTGACCGGTTGTGTCGCTAATCGATTTTTGAATTACTCTTTCGTTCATGATTTTTGAAATCATCAGGTTTTCTTTTTCTAACTTAAAAACTCGTTGCAATTCCGGATTATTATTAATTTCAACACTTTCCTCATAATTCAATAATAGTTTAGTGGTATATTTTTCAAAAAGCATTTTTGAAATTGTATAGGGAGTTTCTTCAGGATTCCATTTTTCATATTCCTGGTGTTCTTCTACATATTTTAGAAAATCACTCACCATATATCTGTTGTCTTCTATAAAAAATAGCACGAAACCATTGAGATCGGTATTGGGACTTTTCCATGTCCTTTTCAAAATTCTGTCGTCAAAATAATTTTGCACTTGTTCCAGTAATTCTTCATTTACCGAAAATTTAAAGTTCTTTTTTATTTTTTTTATTCTTTCATCAAGCAAATATTCACCTCTTGAATCTGTCGTAAGTTTACTCTCAACTCTTTTTAAATAAGTATTTTTATCATCTGGTGGGTATTTTTCGATTAGTTTCAAAATATGCAAACCACTTACAGATCTGAAAGGCTTTGAAATTTGGCCTATCTGCAAAGAGAAGGCTGCTTCTTCGAATGTAGATTCTTCCCGGGTACCAATCCCGAAAACCGGCAATATGCCATTGTTTTCTTTTGAATTGTAATCGTCAGAATAATTATGAACCAGTTCATTAAAATTACCTACTTTCTCAGCTACATATTTAAGGGAATCTAAAAAAGTATAAGTTCTGTCATAACTCTCTTTACTCACATCTGATTTTAAGTGTTTGAATATATGCTGAACTTTTACATAGCCGCTATTGGGTCTTTTATCATTTACTTTAAGCAAATGATACCCCATTCTGGTCCTAACAGGCAAGGAAATTGAATCTTTTGGCGTAGAATGTGCAATTTTTTCAAGTGGATAAATCAAATGAAGTGTTGAAAACCACCCCAATGCCCCACCTTTATTATTATTTTTTTGATCTTTGGACCATTCTTTTGCCAGACTCGGGAAATTGTCTTTCTTTTTTGCAAAATCACGAAGATCCATTAGCTCCTGGTATATTTTCAAAGTGTCCTCAGGTGAGGCGTAGGCTGAAAGCGGAACAAAAATATGAGATGCATTGATTTCTATTTTATAATTTTCATAAATCTCATTTCGTAATTTTTCCAGAGCTTTTTTGTCAATCAGATATTTTTCCAGAGTTACTTTATTATAAGTCTCAACCTCTTCTTTAAATATCCCCATTGTATCCATGCCCCGGGATTGACCTTCTAATATCAACAATTTCCTTTTTATTATCTCATTAATAATTTCATCATTACTTAAAGAGTCAAATTCAGCGTTATTTATAATGTCCTCTATCAGATCATTTTTCGAGATTTCATTTTGATTTACAATTATTATAGGAGGTTCTTTTTGTAATTCTACTACTTGAGGGACCTGTACTGGTGCCGTTTTTATGATTTTCTGGCAAGAATACAAAGTAGTAAGTAGTAAGAAAATATATATTTGAAAACGCTTTTGCGACATGTTTTTAATTCTTTTTAGAAAGCCGGAAAATCAAACAACTGGCTTTTTCAATTTTAAAATTAACTGAATTTCGAAATTATTATTTCAATTAATTCAAATAAAGTTTGATTTCGGTTCTTGTTGAGATAAACAATGAAAACTGCCAAGACCCCAGATTATTTCAGTGGAATCAATTCCCGTAATTTTTCTGTCAGGAAAACAGCTCTCAATAATTTTTAAAGCCTTATCGTCATTTTTAGATCTAAAGGTAGGCACTATTACATTCTGATTGCTGATGTAGAAATTGGCATAAGATGCCGGAAGTCTTAATCCCGTATCATACACTGGTTCTGGCATTTCAATTTCTACAATATTTAATTTTTCTCCATTCTGCAATCTCATTTTCTTTAACAATTCAAGATTTTCCTTCAATAAATGATGGTTATCGTCACCGGTTTTAGGCTCCACCATGGTGATTACCGTGTTTGTGTTCACAAACCTGACCGTATCATCGATGTGACCATCGGTGTCGTCACCCACAATTCCATCTTCTATCCATAATATTTGATCAGCACCATAATAATTAATGAGGTATTCTTCGATTTGAGATTGATTGAGGTGAGGATTTCGGTTTTTATTAAGTAAACAAGACTTGCTGGTAAGAATAGTACCGGCATCATTAAATTCTACTGAGCCACCTTCCATAACAATTCCCGGGCTCACATAGTCAACATTTATGGCTTTTGATATTTTTTTTGGTATTGCATTATCATCATTAAAAGGAGGATACTTTCCTCCCCATGCATTATATTCCCAATCAATAATCAAACGGTCAGTATTTTGACGGTTAATTAAAAATCCAGGGCCATGATCCCGGCACCAGGAATCGTTACTGGGGTGGTCATAAATCTCAATATTTTCTTCAGGAACTTTAAATTTCTCGAGGTTAGAGATAAATCCTTCCATATATCTGGATTTATCCAGATTTATCCTGACTTTTTCGCCCTTTGCCAAAGTTTTGATAAATTCAAAATAATAAGGTAACACTTTCGGCAAGCGGTCTTCCCAGGTATCAATATTAACCGGATATGTCAACCAGGTTGCAATATGAGGGTGCCATTCGGCAGGGAAATAAAAGTTTTTTTCTTTAGGAAACATACATTAACAATATAAACAAAAAGAATTTTCTTATTGAAGGGTGCAAAAATAATTTCTTTTTTTTTGTTTATCGTAATTAAAAATCAATTACTTTTGCGGCAGTATTTGGGGAAAAACTATATTTTCTCCTTCAAAATCGCAAGAATCTCTTATAAACGATTCGTTTTTTAAGAGTGGTTGAATAAATGATAGGTTAAAAACAGTTGAATTTTTCAACTGTTTTTTTTTAGTTTTTTTAAAAAAAATCGGTGGTTGCATTTTTTTTATAATTTATTTTTAATATCTTTGCACCTCGATTCGCTGGAGGGATCTCCTTACAAAAAATCAGAAGAAGTCGTCAATCTGACGAAACCTTTTGATTTCGACTGTGAAAACACTATCTAGGCAGTCTCCTGTTCGCGATTATTTTTGGAATGACTATTGAGGCAACAAGGCGTATTCCTTCATAAATTTACGCCTTACCCTATGGGTTCAGAGTCTTTGTTCATGTTGAATAAGTTTCAACCTCTGAGATGTAAAATAATAATAAGTTTGGATTTGAGCGGAAAGCTTCGTACTTTTGCAGCCCAATTCAAATTTGGGAAAATTTAGCGATAATATTAAAGTAAAGACTATGTCTGGAATTATTGGAAAGAAAATTGGAATGACGACCATTTTTAATAATGGCGAGGC
The sequence above is a segment of the Cytophagaceae bacterium genome. Coding sequences within it:
- a CDS encoding LptE family protein, with protein sequence MILRMKIKFLKGILLISLSVLVYGCGIYKFTSVEFNKDLKTFSIQNFTMATAGGPPNLTLNFNEKLKEYYQRNTDLKFRTADGDLQLEGAIIAYELTPISATAGDKAAMNRLTITVQVKFTNKLEEDQSFDKDFSFYQDFPQDQSLTQVEPNLIPKILDQLVLNIFNSTAATW
- the secG gene encoding preprotein translocase subunit SecG; its protein translation is MITTILILMIIAAILLIVVILIQNPKGGGLSSEFGGGTSQMFGVQKTGDILEKLTWGFFAFLLVAALGTGILARLNSSAQATESDVNVERSTTAPSLPAPTTAPITAPATTPTPAK
- a CDS encoding DNA polymerase/3'-5' exonuclease PolX, whose amino-acid sequence is MSNSEIAEIIELTGKLLDLHDQDEMRSKTYLGMIFSLERLEENLSELNVEELQKIRGIGKLMSANILEIVKTGTLKELQDLISVTPEGVFEMFKVKGIGVKKIKLLWKEIGIDNLNDLKIACENGKIAGIKGFGEKTQAAILESLQFLQEQEGKLRMNTAEELSKLIIENIRQEYPEAEEAGQVVRKCQEVDILSFLVKKDGFGGIKLTSEIFKQDLQASSPNVWRGFYGEFKINIEIEKSSTKDWVSKKIIKNSSENHLKLINDSGDSLLKNISNQTFQSEEEAYKAFGCNFIIPEMREGINEIEWSKNNDIEDLISWDKLKGTVHNHSKYSDGNHTLQQMADFCKDLGLEYFGIADHSQTAQYASGLWPETVIKQQLEIDQLNANYEGFEILKGIESDILTNGDLDYETDILKTFDYIVASVHSVLNMDKEKATQRLIRAIENPYTSILGHLSGRLLLSRKGYPLDYPKIIDACAANKVVMELNASPYRLDIDWKWINLCLEKGVWISINPDAHEMNGIYDMKYGVAVARKAGLLASQTLNAQSLEAVKKVFLKK
- a CDS encoding MoxR family ATPase, producing MYLKKYNTEVEAADALKKTYVDLTAEIGKVIVGQEETVKLLLTAIFCQGHCLLVGVPGLAKTLLVQTIASALDLDFNRIQFTPDLMPSDITGAETLDNNRNFKFVKGPVFANIILADEINRTPPKTQSALLESMQEYSVTVAGEKHSLSKPFFVLATQNPIEQEGTYPLPEAQLDRFMFMVSLDYPSFEQEINIVKNTTSDKKVEVNKILGADEIIEFQSLIRKVPVPDNVIEYAVRLVHQTRPGIDNASEESKKYLEWGAGPRASQNLVLAAKCHALINGKYSPDIEDIKAVAFPVLRHRIVRNFKAEAEGISVEQIIRNIM
- a CDS encoding peptidylprolyl isomerase; protein product: MRKLIFLLMLLPILAYSQTKHNVDKIIAKIDNYYILKSEVETLSARAAQEGQKLEKCQAFESLVVQKLLVAKAEIDSVIVEEDQINSQLDARMSEMVRLYGSEKNIVQQFSKSIETLKSELKNQVKEQLTADKMRNTITEKVNVTPLEVKQFFNKIPSDSLPIIPTEVSLQQLVIFAKVTKGQKEDLVLRLNDYKRRIENGEDFATLAKEYSEDQGSKVQGGDLGWAKRGQMVPEFEAAAMSLDSNKLSNIVESDFGFHLIQTLEKRGQEYHARHILLRPDYSRLDLTEPKKFLDSLKNQIEIDSLKFDKAVKLYSEDKMTSEAGGVLLSDETGSNMLPLDVSMEPNLYFTVDPMKVGTISAPLNYRSQDGKTGVRLIKIKTRKEAHKANLKDDYEKLKSFTLNMKQNEIIEKWFKDALAEVFISIDPEYQNCRIFEQ
- a CDS encoding peptidylprolyl isomerase — encoded protein: MSQKRFQIYIFLLLTTLYSCQKIIKTAPVQVPQVVELQKEPPIIIVNQNEISKNDLIEDIINNAEFDSLSNDEIINEIIKRKLLILEGQSRGMDTMGIFKEEVETYNKVTLEKYLIDKKALEKLRNEIYENYKIEINASHIFVPLSAYASPEDTLKIYQELMDLRDFAKKKDNFPSLAKEWSKDQKNNNKGGALGWFSTLHLIYPLEKIAHSTPKDSISLPVRTRMGYHLLKVNDKRPNSGYVKVQHIFKHLKSDVSKESYDRTYTFLDSLKYVAEKVGNFNELVHNYSDDYNSKENNGILPVFGIGTREESTFEEAAFSLQIGQISKPFRSVSGLHILKLIEKYPPDDKNTYLKRVESKLTTDSRGEYLLDERIKKIKKNFKFSVNEELLEQVQNYFDDRILKRTWKSPNTDLNGFVLFFIEDNRYMVSDFLKYVEEHQEYEKWNPEETPYTISKMLFEKYTTKLLLNYEESVEINNNPELQRVFKLEKENLMISKIMNERVIQKSISDTTGQKSFFKNNPNLFPPKETGEMISVSFDSEETQKKFYELKQKSKPYQLHRGIKPMYFNKNEFELNNETKRKLIGLINIMRKNPGYIVEIGGHSDANEEDRIAELRIKNTVNYLVSNGLPLTRILEVNFNSSKPAERFDWQKNQRVSFQFFSNYESDLAKVFIEKNPNSILYLKYQVTKAEFEKKMGLKWGNQSGSIKNNGRVEEFTLKVKATGANFKDYRYDVIEKYQIYLENDLLKTLSRKFELNFDKKEFSKLLEEIKKQ
- a CDS encoding agmatine deiminase family protein, whose translation is MFPKEKNFYFPAEWHPHIATWLTYPVNIDTWEDRLPKVLPYYFEFIKTLAKGEKVRINLDKSRYMEGFISNLEKFKVPEENIEIYDHPSNDSWCRDHGPGFLINRQNTDRLIIDWEYNAWGGKYPPFNDDNAIPKKISKAINVDYVSPGIVMEGGSVEFNDAGTILTSKSCLLNKNRNPHLNQSQIEEYLINYYGADQILWIEDGIVGDDTDGHIDDTVRFVNTNTVITMVEPKTGDDNHHLLKENLELLKKMRLQNGEKLNIVEIEMPEPVYDTGLRLPASYANFYISNQNVIVPTFRSKNDDKALKIIESCFPDRKITGIDSTEIIWGLGSFHCLSQQEPKSNFI